The DNA segment ccctgaaattaaaaataataattatttaaccaccattacattttttttattatttaatctacaATCGACAAATTTTGAAACACATTTCAATActacgtaaaaataaaaatgtaatatttgagAAATAGAACTTAATGATTTGTAATACGCAAGTTGAATAAAGTTCTGGTCAATGTCGTGAATATTGACCAGAAAACAATATGGGTGCAATTAACAAGGTTtacactattatttaaataatatttattgcgaaATCATAATTCGGACGTTTCATGCTTTGATCGTATAATTTAAGACAAAAAGTTGTTTTTCGTTTCACGGTTCGTAACCAGTTttatattggcaatgtaaaaaatatattacaaagagAATCCTTGAGAAAACAATAtcgtttttaatatcatatacaattttaatgtgtGGCCTTTGAATTTgttgcttttattataatttatactaatatcataaagcTTAGGATTCCGTTTGTTTGTTGAAGGGCACTAATCTCAAGATATACCTACCAGttcgatattaaatttataatatacttttctttCTGTATGGTTATAAATTTTTGCTAAATTGGCTTAAGCTTCATTATATAACGAtcccttttaatataatatgaccaATCATATCTATCAGAGATATGCTTCAAGTctgatatattttcataaatgatAAGAAATAATTAGAATATAGAATTGTTTCTACTAACATACATCTCTCTAATTTCTTTCATTTAATAACAAAGTTCTCAATTTGAGTACCACTCAACAGTGATaagggctattctgtaataacaaactcgaaactcacagcagaaatcggtcgtgaatATCAGAAAacgatatgcgatattgaccataatggttataacatttcaaggatacacagattaaaatagtatatcatcataAGTCGTTTGTCAACATTACAGTATTGAAGTGCTGGCTGATTATATACCTTTGATTAAGAtttgtatctatttatatatgagttaaatttatgtaaaacgtataaaattacCTCCATGTTCTTTCACGACTTTAACAACAATGGTTTTTGTCGGTTCCTGGTATCCACCATGACCGCCGTATCCTCCTTGACCACCGTAGCCACCATCGTAACCGCCACCATGGCCTCCATATCCACCGCCTCCGCCATATCCAAATCCACCACCAAATGATATGCCTCCAAGACCTAATAACTTCGTAAGATGTCGCTTTTGTCTGTTCGAACGGACTGGTCTTTCTTGATCTTCcagtttctataaaaatatatactaaaatatactgAACAAGCAATGTTTGATATGATTTCCTTATAACGCTCCGTGTAAGGAAATATTACGTATACggtaaaattaatgaataaaacagcattattattatttttcaaattatcgGTTTACATATTTGGAaaccaacaaaatatatacataagaaatatgtttttttttatataaaataataataaaaaaatctattttttttgttcgtaATAGGACTCCGCtgaatagataaaaatattaatttaaatatttacctgaACATAAATAGGTTGTGTATTCACACCTAACGATTTGGCTTGAGGCTCCAAAACTTTAGGCTGTTGATTTCCCTGGGTGAGAAGTACTAATATTGGAAACTGGCGCGAGCGATCAGTAACGTGAGCCCTTGTTTCCCTCGGGGGAGCTAAAACTGGAGCCACGTAAACTCGCTCTCCGCCTCCTAGGGCGTTATCATTCACGGAGGCGAAGGCGACCGCCGCCAGCGCCAACACGCTCACTACACTATGGAATCCCATCGTGATTACTGGCGCAGGACTCACGCAGTCGACCTATATATAAGCCAGTATTCTATCAGACGCGATCGGACGTCACGGACCGCTTATAAATGTCTATGAACAGGACACCACGCTTCTCACGATGACGTTATCAGAGAAATACCTAATTACGAGTGATGCTTCTATTGATGTTTGTATTGTAACAGTTCATAATAACAGAGCGAGTCGTACCTACTTCAAACGTGTAGCGACCTATTGCATAGTAATTTTGCGCACTCCGAGCACGTATCTGGTTATTCCTTAAAACCGGACGCTGTTCGGCATGTGTGTGAGGCGCTGTAACGATGTTcgacggttttttttattaagcttttaAGACATTCCTTTAGTAAAGATTGTacacaaaatacaatataattcaaaattaaaaaatcacttTGATCTCTTATTCACTTTTCATCCTTACAAGgacttttcaattatttttacaagatGCGTTCAATTTAACACTTACCTattcggaatatagattctcCTGAGAAAACCGCCAAGTAACTCAGCCATTTCTCTTTTTCATCTAATTTTTACTTGTAGTAATAGTagcgcttatatatatatatattttttttatagaataggaaggtggacgagcatatgggccacctgatggtaagtggtcaccaaacgcccttagacattggcattgtaagaaatgtcaaccatcgcttatagccaatgcgccaccatccttgggaactaagattttatgtcccttgtgcctgtaattacactggctcactcacccttcaaaccggaacacaacaatatcaagtattgctgttttgcggtagaatatctgatgagtgggtggtacctacacagacgagcttgcacaaagcaataccaccagtaaaatttctGTTATTAAGATCGAATCTAAAAAGTTACATtgacatatttgttatttatttaagtcagtatataatagttatttaaatttatttattattaaaataaaacattcatataCAGGTATGTATGCCGCTTTTCGAACAATCTTACTGTTCTATAAACTAGCTCCAGATATAAGGATCTATATTACAAAGTATCGTGAATACcttatacttaaaatacctAGTCATACAGTAGCTAGACACAAACACCGTGAACAGTCGTATTGATGCTTAATAACATAGATACGTTGGTATGATTATCTAGTATTAGATAAGCATAATTGTTATTGACAATTAGATGCTGGGAAAAATAATATCCATGGAGAAAAGGTGTTTTGCGGCTTTGTGAATtggtttcattttatatattattgcgacatatttttcatttatatcattTCAATTTTGATAAACGGCAtaacaatagtattttttacacATTGCGCCTTCAGCCttgaattacaaatttataaaatatatacgaatgtatatattttatttaacgccctccagccaggtggaccgacgaccttaagaaggtggcgggcaccaactggatgcggaaggcggaggacagggagctttggcgcaccttgggagaggcctatgttcagcagtggacaacgattggctgttgattgatacgAATGTGTACATTCaaccgggctactactgagaattgagagaaaattcaataatttaatgattCCAAAATTGGAACTGAAAATCAGGATCTATagtgatattaatttataatacagcgTAAAATGGAAGGTTGCGTGGACtgaggtatatatatttttaatcgacttcaaaaaaaggaggaggttctcaattcgtctgtatattttttatacagttattatgtttattttttatgtttttttttactattaataggctagcgtttgaccgttgacttgcctgatgttaagcatcgacacggtctaaaatgtagcacgcttacctataagaaacctgtttactctggatgtGGAATGAATGGATGG comes from the Nymphalis io chromosome 1, ilAglIoxx1.1, whole genome shotgun sequence genome and includes:
- the LOC126769340 gene encoding uncharacterized protein LOC126769340; the encoded protein is MGFHSVVSVLALAAVAFASVNDNALGGGERVYVAPVLAPPRETRAHVTDRSRQFPILVLLTQGNQQPKVLEPQAKSLGVNTQPIYVQKLEDQERPVRSNRQKRHLTKLLGLGGISFGGGFGYGGGGGYGGHGGGYDGGYGGQGGYGGHGGYQEPTKTIVVKVVKEHGGHHGGGNYGGNYGGGYGGNGGGYGGGGGGGYGGGYGGGYGGGYGGGGGGGYGGGGGGGGGGGGGGGGGGYGGGYGGNNGYSGGNYGGNGYIQPGHGGGCGGGCGGSHGGGATATATATATAHVNSHAYKKR